A portion of the Sulfurospirillum diekertiae genome contains these proteins:
- the trmA gene encoding tRNA (uridine(54)-C5)-methyltransferase TrmA — MECSYFGECGSCTLYTLDYNAQCAHKQAHMRMLFEPLHVKAFDFFDSPSEHYRGRSEFRIWKEGNTLRYAMGTMDKKSTVCIDACPKVETKIYTLMPELLKKIENSAMLRERLFAIEFLASSKHLLVTLIYHKPLQDEWDEEAKMLENMFGIFIIGRSRGIKRVLSQDFVEDHLEIAGKSYCYHIIEGGFSQPNRLMNQTMIGWVLGHLENCEDLLELYCGYGNFTIPMAQKFRKVLATEISKTSIKSALINCELNDVHNIAFLRMSAEELTSALKKEREYNRLSDINLEDYSFSHVFVDPPRSGMDEASLAFISQFENIIYISCNPETLKRDLEVLTSQYAILHFALFDQFPNTEHLESGVILKRL, encoded by the coding sequence ATGGAGTGTTCTTATTTTGGGGAATGTGGTAGTTGTACACTTTATACATTGGACTATAACGCGCAGTGTGCGCATAAACAAGCACATATGCGTATGTTATTTGAACCTTTACATGTAAAAGCATTTGACTTCTTTGATTCTCCTTCTGAACACTACCGTGGGCGCTCTGAATTTCGTATCTGGAAAGAGGGTAATACTCTTCGCTATGCCATGGGAACTATGGATAAAAAAAGCACTGTTTGCATTGATGCGTGTCCGAAAGTGGAAACAAAAATTTATACTTTGATGCCTGAACTCTTGAAAAAAATTGAAAACTCTGCGATGCTTCGTGAAAGACTTTTCGCTATAGAGTTTCTTGCTTCCTCTAAACATCTTTTGGTGACGCTCATCTACCATAAACCTTTACAAGATGAGTGGGACGAGGAAGCCAAAATGCTGGAAAATATGTTTGGAATTTTTATCATTGGGCGCAGTCGTGGTATTAAACGTGTGCTGAGTCAAGATTTTGTGGAAGATCATCTTGAAATCGCAGGAAAAAGCTATTGTTATCACATCATTGAAGGTGGTTTTTCTCAACCTAATCGTTTGATGAATCAAACAATGATTGGCTGGGTATTAGGTCATCTTGAAAACTGTGAGGATTTGTTGGAACTCTATTGTGGTTATGGTAACTTCACGATTCCAATGGCTCAAAAATTTCGTAAAGTTTTAGCAACCGAGATTTCTAAAACATCCATCAAATCTGCACTCATAAACTGTGAACTCAACGATGTTCATAACATTGCTTTCTTACGCATGAGTGCAGAAGAGCTGACATCTGCACTAAAAAAAGAGCGCGAATACAACCGCTTGTCGGACATCAACCTTGAAGACTACAGCTTTAGTCATGTCTTTGTTGATCCACCCCGTTCTGGTATGGATGAAGCCAGCCTAGCGTTTATCTCTCAGTTTGAGAACATCATTTACATTTCGTGCAATCCAGAAACGCTTAAGCGTGATTTGGAAGTTTTAACGTCTCAGTACGCCATTCTCCATTTTGCCCTGTTCGATCAATTTCCGAACACTGAGCATTTGGAGTCTGGCGTCATTTTAAAACGACTTTAA
- a CDS encoding methyl-accepting chemotaxis protein, giving the protein MFLNQIKIKTKGWFLAIGTLCGFMANIILVSFLITGTERLILIAGSVGGMVFFFIFTRVMVVSMTNSIDALSIITLDLAKGSGDLTKRIQINSKDEIADLSENINHFIEKIHSTIVASTKTSTESATMANQFSAISHEVDKRMVAERDFVKQTKDLGDAMKITLEQNTLNATQTSENIFNASQTLYTTTQEIKNLVANIQQASEVESHTSDRLQQLSQDANQVKSVLTVIADIADQTNLLALNAAIEAARAGEHGRGFAVVADEVRNLAERTQRSLTEINATINVIVQNIMDASGQMSENYKFIEQMAINSEEVELKISDTETIIKEASDASQIASEVSQRLSQNTATIIKNIGQIYESSLQNSSDVENLNTSSDELLNLSNTLASKLALFKI; this is encoded by the coding sequence ATGTTTTTGAATCAGATTAAGATTAAAACGAAGGGCTGGTTTTTAGCAATTGGAACCTTATGTGGTTTTATGGCAAATATTATATTAGTCTCATTTTTAATTACAGGGACAGAGCGATTGATTTTAATTGCTGGATCTGTTGGTGGAATGGTATTTTTCTTCATTTTTACCCGTGTTATGGTTGTCAGTATGACCAATTCTATTGATGCACTCTCCATCATTACACTTGATCTTGCCAAAGGAAGTGGCGATCTTACCAAACGTATTCAAATTAATTCTAAAGATGAGATAGCAGATTTATCTGAAAATATCAATCACTTTATTGAAAAGATTCATAGTACCATTGTTGCTTCAACAAAAACGTCTACAGAGAGTGCAACTATGGCAAATCAATTTTCAGCCATTTCGCACGAAGTGGACAAACGAATGGTAGCAGAGCGTGATTTTGTCAAACAGACGAAAGATTTGGGTGATGCTATGAAAATAACCTTGGAACAAAATACACTCAACGCAACGCAAACTAGTGAAAATATCTTTAATGCGTCTCAAACACTCTATACAACAACACAAGAGATTAAAAATTTAGTCGCCAATATTCAGCAAGCTTCTGAAGTTGAATCGCACACGTCAGATCGGCTTCAACAACTCAGTCAGGATGCCAATCAAGTTAAAAGTGTACTCACTGTGATCGCTGACATTGCCGATCAGACCAATCTTCTAGCCCTTAATGCTGCTATTGAAGCGGCACGAGCAGGTGAACATGGTCGTGGATTTGCCGTTGTTGCCGATGAAGTTAGAAATCTGGCAGAACGTACGCAACGAAGTCTGACGGAAATTAATGCAACGATTAATGTGATTGTGCAAAACATTATGGATGCCAGTGGTCAGATGAGTGAGAATTATAAGTTTATTGAGCAAATGGCGATTAATTCTGAAGAGGTTGAGCTTAAGATTAGCGACACGGAAACGATCATCAAAGAGGCGTCTGATGCTTCACAAATTGCTTCGGAAGTTTCTCAACGTCTTTCCCAAAATACAGCAACGATCATTAAAAATATTGGTCAGATTTATGAATCATCTTTACAAAACAGTAGTGATGTTGAAAACCTTAACACTTCATCAGATGAGCTTTTGAATCTTTCTAATACACTTGCTTCTAAACTTGCGCTCTTTAAGATTTAA
- a CDS encoding CoA-binding protein encodes MECDISNISMPGDAGIKDIFSMCKSIAIIGLSPDPTKDSHKVARYLQEHGFKIYPIYPKEEIILGEKVYRTLLDIPESVDMVDMFRKPEIADGLIEEVLKKGDVKVFWLQLGIVNNQACTKAHENGLIAVQNRCTKVEYERLMK; translated from the coding sequence ATGGAATGCGATATTTCAAATATTAGCATGCCTGGTGATGCGGGCATTAAAGACATTTTTTCGATGTGTAAGAGTATTGCCATTATTGGTTTATCTCCAGATCCGACCAAAGATAGCCATAAAGTGGCACGCTACTTGCAAGAACATGGGTTTAAAATTTATCCGATCTATCCTAAAGAAGAGATAATTTTAGGTGAAAAAGTTTACCGAACTCTTTTAGATATTCCTGAGAGTGTGGATATGGTAGACATGTTCCGCAAGCCTGAAATTGCGGATGGTTTGATCGAAGAAGTTTTAAAAAAAGGTGATGTAAAAGTCTTTTGGTTACAACTGGGCATCGTCAACAATCAAGCGTGTACAAAAGCACATGAAAATGGCTTGATTGCAGTACAAAATCGATGTACCAAAGTAGAATATGAAAGGTTAATGAAATAA
- the ilvA gene encoding threonine ammonia-lyase → MIALSEIVKAKRQLNNVITQTPCSLAPHLSEEVGAQVYLKKENLQITGAYKLRGAYNKIASLTKEERKKGVIAASAGNHAQGVAYSARSFGIKATIVMPEATPLLKVTGTKDLGAEVILSGDNYDEAYAYALTYANEHSLTFIHPFEDDKVIAGQGTVALEMMDEVNDLDIIVIPIGGGGLISGMASAIKQIDPKIKVIGVNASGAPAMFESYCAKKAINSKSVRTIADGIAVRDVSESNLAHILECVDEVVTVDDEEIAAAILFLLERQKLVVEGGGAASVAAIMHQKFAYTKDMKIGAVLSGGNIDVQMLSIIIEKGLIKSHRKMKLVITLIDKPGSLMRLTDLFKNANANIIQIDYDRFSTTLSYGDAQITIMLETKGLEHQKMIRTLLEEAGYLFKEEV, encoded by the coding sequence ATGATAGCTCTTAGTGAAATAGTCAAAGCAAAACGACAACTTAACAATGTTATTACCCAAACGCCGTGTTCTTTAGCGCCTCATTTAAGTGAGGAAGTAGGAGCGCAAGTCTATCTTAAAAAAGAGAATCTCCAAATTACAGGGGCTTATAAACTCAGAGGTGCTTACAATAAAATAGCCTCTTTAACCAAAGAAGAGCGCAAAAAAGGTGTTATTGCGGCAAGTGCTGGCAATCATGCACAAGGTGTTGCCTACTCTGCGCGTAGCTTTGGCATTAAAGCAACCATTGTTATGCCTGAAGCGACTCCCCTTTTAAAAGTCACGGGAACTAAAGATTTGGGTGCAGAAGTGATACTCAGTGGTGATAATTACGATGAAGCGTACGCATATGCGCTAACGTATGCCAATGAGCATAGCTTAACGTTTATTCATCCTTTTGAAGATGACAAAGTCATAGCAGGTCAAGGCACTGTTGCATTAGAAATGATGGATGAAGTGAATGACCTTGACATCATTGTTATTCCAATAGGAGGAGGAGGGCTCATCAGCGGCATGGCTTCGGCTATCAAGCAAATTGATCCTAAAATCAAAGTCATTGGCGTCAATGCTTCGGGCGCTCCTGCGATGTTTGAGTCCTACTGTGCTAAAAAAGCGATTAATTCTAAAAGTGTACGTACCATTGCTGATGGTATCGCAGTACGGGATGTGAGTGAATCCAATTTAGCCCATATTTTAGAGTGTGTGGATGAAGTAGTCACGGTGGATGACGAAGAGATAGCTGCTGCAATTTTATTCTTGCTTGAGCGCCAAAAATTAGTCGTTGAAGGTGGCGGAGCTGCTAGTGTCGCCGCCATTATGCATCAAAAATTTGCCTACACAAAAGATATGAAAATAGGTGCAGTGCTAAGTGGCGGAAATATTGATGTACAGATGCTTTCAATCATCATTGAAAAAGGTCTCATCAAATCACACCGCAAAATGAAATTGGTGATTACGCTGATTGATAAACCGGGCTCACTGATGCGCCTGACAGACCTATTTAAAAATGCCAATGCCAATATTATCCAGATTGATTATGACCGATTCTCAACAACACTGTCGTATGGTGATGCACAAATAACCATTATGCTAGAAACTAAAGGACTTGAGCATCAAAAGATGATTCGTACGCTTTTAGAAGAGGCTGGGTATCTCTTTAAGGAAGAGGTTTAA
- a CDS encoding amino acid ABC transporter ATP-binding protein yields the protein MKDRKEIIEIKNLNKWYGDFHVLKDINLTINKGEIIVVCGPSGSGKSTLIRCINYLEQFQEGSILVDGIELVNDVKKIKAIREEVAMVFQHFNLFPHLTILDNLTLAPLWVRKMPRKEAEAMAMKYLERVGIANQAHKFPNQLSGGQQQRVAIARSLCKNPKIMLFDEPTSALDPEMVAEVLDVMIELAREDKTMVCVTHEMGFAKKVADRIIFMDAGQIVEENTPEEFFQNPESDRLKLFLEQILSH from the coding sequence ATGAAAGATAGAAAAGAAATCATAGAAATTAAAAACTTAAACAAATGGTACGGGGATTTTCACGTTTTAAAAGATATTAACCTTACCATCAATAAAGGTGAAATCATCGTTGTCTGTGGACCTTCAGGGTCAGGTAAATCAACCCTCATTCGTTGTATTAATTACCTTGAGCAATTCCAAGAAGGTAGTATTTTGGTTGATGGCATTGAGCTTGTTAACGATGTTAAAAAGATCAAAGCGATTCGTGAAGAAGTGGCTATGGTGTTTCAACACTTCAACCTCTTCCCTCATTTAACGATTTTAGACAACCTGACGTTAGCACCTCTTTGGGTTAGAAAAATGCCACGTAAAGAAGCAGAAGCCATGGCAATGAAATACCTAGAGCGTGTTGGCATTGCTAACCAAGCCCATAAATTCCCCAATCAACTCTCAGGAGGACAACAACAACGTGTGGCAATAGCACGTAGTTTGTGTAAAAACCCTAAGATAATGCTCTTTGATGAGCCAACTTCTGCCCTTGACCCTGAAATGGTTGCTGAAGTTTTGGATGTTATGATAGAATTAGCACGTGAAGATAAAACAATGGTGTGTGTTACTCATGAAATGGGCTTTGCAAAAAAAGTGGCTGATAGAATCATCTTTATGGATGCCGGTCAAATCGTTGAAGAAAACACACCTGAAGAGTTTTTCCAAAATCCTGAGTCCGATCGTCTTAAACTCTTTTTGGAGCAAATCTTATCACATTGA
- a CDS encoding amino acid ABC transporter permease, whose protein sequence is MAIYEKKQERKAPINTKGATFWIRENLFSSPMNVALTLLGVMILFWIIPPFIKWAYINANFSGSTREDCVSGGACWVFIRMKIDMFMYGFYPSELRWRVNSIYILFFVLLASFKYLKNSVAKIVLAHVYFIIGFFLVHGGFFGMQVVPTDKWGGLMLTIVVAAVGIVAAFPIGVILALGRASHLPIIKSISVTYIEFIRGVPLITILFMSSIILPLFFPEGISFDKLLRALIGIALFESAYIAENIRGGLQSIPKGQYEAADAIGLSYWQKMFLVILPQALKVAIPNLVGVSIALFQDTTLVLIIGLFDLLAMVRLSAADSYWLGYETEGYVFVTFIFWFFCYSMSNFSQKLEKRFNTNLR, encoded by the coding sequence AACGTAAAGCTCCTATCAATACCAAAGGAGCTACCTTTTGGATTCGAGAAAACCTTTTCTCTTCACCAATGAATGTCGCCTTGACGCTTTTAGGTGTGATGATTCTTTTTTGGATCATTCCTCCTTTTATCAAATGGGCATATATTAATGCTAATTTTTCAGGATCAACGCGTGAAGATTGTGTGAGTGGCGGAGCATGTTGGGTATTTATACGTATGAAGATCGATATGTTTATGTATGGCTTCTACCCTTCAGAACTTAGATGGAGAGTCAATAGTATTTATATACTTTTTTTCGTCTTGCTTGCATCTTTTAAGTACCTTAAAAACTCAGTAGCAAAAATTGTGTTGGCACATGTCTATTTTATCATCGGTTTTTTCTTGGTCCACGGTGGCTTTTTTGGCATGCAAGTTGTTCCAACCGATAAATGGGGTGGACTAATGCTGACCATTGTGGTTGCCGCGGTAGGTATTGTCGCAGCATTCCCCATTGGTGTTATTTTGGCTCTAGGTCGAGCATCTCATTTGCCGATTATAAAAAGTATCAGTGTGACTTACATTGAGTTTATTCGTGGTGTGCCACTGATCACAATTCTCTTTATGTCATCGATTATTTTGCCACTCTTTTTTCCTGAAGGTATCTCTTTTGACAAACTTCTACGTGCGCTCATTGGTATCGCATTGTTTGAATCAGCTTATATCGCTGAAAATATCCGCGGTGGACTTCAATCTATTCCGAAAGGACAGTATGAAGCTGCTGATGCGATAGGCCTTTCTTATTGGCAAAAAATGTTTTTAGTCATATTGCCTCAAGCCCTCAAAGTAGCTATTCCTAACCTTGTAGGCGTTTCCATTGCTCTTTTCCAAGATACAACGCTGGTACTTATTATTGGACTCTTTGATCTCCTCGCCATGGTACGTTTAAGTGCTGCCGATTCGTATTGGTTGGGTTATGAGACTGAAGGCTATGTGTTTGTTACCTTTATCTTTTGGTTCTTTTGTTACTCAATGTCTAACTTTAGCCAAAAGCTTGAAAAACGATTTAATACCAATTTGAGATAG